The following proteins are encoded in a genomic region of Spirosoma sp. SC4-14:
- a CDS encoding acyl-ACP thioesterase domain-containing protein gives MTYIQTDTYTIRGYECDASGRLSITALMNLMQESANRNAIDYGIGISDLANRGYGWMLMRFRLQMHRYPRYGQTIRVITYPTFVEKYFIYRDFRVLADDDTLLTNASSIWLVFSIDKRTMVPLPDFIRQLTVPTTIAPLPKLTTKPDYLITSFDQAPAREVDVGWTSIDQNQHVNNVAYVQWLLESIDTNTLQTRELAEIDLVYRNETHWGDLLQIQSVATDDGLVYQRIEQRNSARDVLLAQSQWRIEK, from the coding sequence ATGACCTACATTCAGACAGACACGTATACCATACGTGGCTATGAGTGCGATGCCTCCGGCCGCTTGAGTATCACCGCCCTAATGAATCTCATGCAGGAATCGGCTAACCGAAATGCCATAGACTATGGCATTGGTATCAGCGATCTGGCAAATCGGGGATATGGCTGGATGCTGATGCGTTTCCGGCTCCAAATGCACCGCTACCCACGCTATGGACAAACCATTCGGGTTATAACGTATCCTACTTTTGTCGAAAAATATTTTATCTATCGCGATTTTCGGGTGTTAGCCGATGATGATACCCTGCTGACCAATGCCTCCAGCATATGGCTCGTATTTAGTATCGACAAACGAACTATGGTGCCACTGCCCGACTTTATCCGGCAACTAACGGTTCCCACTACCATTGCTCCCTTGCCTAAACTCACCACCAAACCCGATTACCTGATCACATCATTTGATCAGGCTCCGGCCAGAGAAGTGGATGTAGGCTGGACCAGTATCGATCAGAATCAGCACGTCAACAATGTGGCATACGTGCAATGGCTCCTGGAATCGATCGATACAAATACGCTACAAACGCGGGAATTAGCTGAAATTGATTTAGTTTACCGGAACGAAACGCATTGGGGCGATCTGCTACAGATTCAGTCCGTAGCTACAGACGATGGACTTGTTTATCAGCGGATCGAACAACGTAATTCGGCCAGAGATGTCTTACTCGCCCAAAGTCAATGGCGAATAGAAAAATAG
- a CDS encoding four-helix bundle copper-binding protein, with protein sequence MIWKKNIYDSLTGCAALCDEFATECSRAEDIENWYRSIFLNLDCADMCRQLAMLYVRGSENTRLLAKACIEVCEKCAQEVSQFDTQRCQQVYAMCQQTICSCVGILDMAYQTDVEANNPTTTPASLFYGIDLRETLYN encoded by the coding sequence ATGATCTGGAAAAAAAACATTTACGATTCACTGACTGGCTGTGCTGCCCTCTGTGATGAATTTGCTACGGAATGTTCACGGGCAGAAGATATTGAAAACTGGTATCGTAGTATTTTTTTGAATCTCGATTGCGCCGATATGTGTCGTCAATTGGCCATGCTTTATGTTCGGGGTTCTGAAAATACCCGTCTGCTGGCCAAAGCCTGCATTGAAGTATGCGAAAAATGCGCGCAGGAAGTGAGCCAGTTCGATACGCAACGCTGCCAACAGGTGTATGCCATGTGTCAGCAAACTATTTGTAGTTGTGTAGGTATTCTGGATATGGCCTATCAGACCGATGTAGAGGCCAACAACCCAACCACTACTCCCGCATCGTTGTTCTACGGAATCGACCTGCGCGAAACGCTTTATAATTAA
- a CDS encoding response regulator transcription factor: protein MKILVVEDEPKLASFVKKGLEEQSCEVDVAYDGQLGRNMALSNSYDVIVMDVNLPKMNGFDVVQSLRQERVSTPVLMLTAMGSVDDKLTGFESGADDYLVKPFEFRELMARLRALTKRGNEAGLQSNVLKVADLELDLNEKVARRGNKRIELTAKEFGLLDYLMRNRGRVVSRVDIAEKVWDIHFDTGTNVIDVYVNFLRKKIDKDFSQKLIHTVIGMGYMLKEE, encoded by the coding sequence ATGAAGATTCTGGTTGTTGAAGACGAGCCTAAACTGGCCTCGTTCGTAAAAAAGGGTTTAGAGGAGCAATCCTGCGAAGTGGATGTGGCATATGACGGACAATTAGGCCGAAATATGGCACTCAGCAATTCCTACGACGTTATCGTTATGGACGTTAATCTGCCTAAGATGAACGGCTTCGACGTAGTCCAGTCGCTTCGACAGGAACGAGTTAGCACGCCCGTTCTGATGCTGACGGCTATGGGATCGGTAGATGACAAACTAACAGGTTTCGAATCAGGAGCCGACGATTATCTGGTAAAACCTTTCGAGTTTCGGGAACTAATGGCCCGGCTGCGAGCGCTTACCAAACGAGGAAATGAAGCTGGCCTTCAGTCGAATGTGTTGAAAGTAGCCGATCTTGAACTAGATTTGAATGAGAAAGTAGCCCGGCGCGGAAACAAACGGATCGAATTGACAGCCAAAGAGTTTGGCTTACTCGATTACCTGATGCGGAACCGGGGGCGGGTCGTATCGCGAGTCGATATTGCCGAAAAGGTCTGGGATATCCACTTCGATACGGGCACCAATGTTATTGATGTTTACGTAAATTTCCTTCGTAAAAAAATTGATAAAGATTTCTCCCAGAAACTCATCCATACGGTGATTGGCATGGGATATATGCTAAAAGAAGAATAG
- a CDS encoding ATP-binding protein — MNIRTRLTLLFVLMVASILLLFSVSVYYLYDQFRQQEFEQRLEEKALTTVRLREDVGEVPQADLPVITNEQITIYNDRGTVLYNENNTQPRFPITPSFLKKVSLKKAQYLRLDDIEAVGVRYQTQHGESFIIVSSGNDRYGFSKLDRLRQILIFGWILCLFIVGIAGYLFATDALRPVSELIAQVNAISATNIHERLRVGRQRDELADLARTFNALLSRLEEAFVSQKSFVSHASHELRTPLTVMMGQIEVTRFQARSTDEYEVAFDGLLDEVKNMIRLVNGLLDLARASSDAAALKYQPVRIDELLWQAQSQITHKRPDYQIDIDFDNLPDQEEDLVLVGEESLLQTAFQNLMENGCKYSPDGRVTVRISFEPGQVQLTISDKGYGISATDLSHIFEPFYRSENTMTIKGHGIGLALTKRIIELHRGKISVESKVGVGTTFRITLPIQNNLKSRASSLRIEPDYTPARPALQAGGHR; from the coding sequence ATGAATATCCGCACAAGACTGACTCTGCTTTTCGTATTAATGGTAGCGTCGATTCTATTACTATTTTCGGTATCGGTCTATTACCTCTACGATCAGTTTCGACAGCAGGAGTTTGAACAGCGGCTGGAAGAAAAAGCCCTCACTACCGTTCGATTGCGCGAAGATGTTGGTGAAGTTCCCCAGGCCGACCTGCCCGTGATTACGAATGAGCAAATTACAATTTATAACGACCGCGGCACTGTTCTTTACAATGAGAACAATACCCAGCCGCGCTTTCCCATTACGCCCAGCTTTTTAAAGAAAGTCTCGCTAAAAAAAGCTCAATATCTGCGTTTAGACGATATTGAAGCTGTTGGTGTTCGCTATCAGACCCAACATGGCGAATCGTTCATTATTGTCTCGTCGGGTAACGATCGCTATGGTTTCAGTAAACTTGATCGCCTGCGCCAGATTCTGATTTTCGGCTGGATATTATGTCTCTTCATTGTTGGCATTGCAGGCTACCTGTTTGCGACAGACGCGCTCCGGCCGGTTTCGGAGTTGATAGCCCAGGTAAATGCCATATCGGCCACCAATATTCACGAACGGCTTCGCGTTGGGCGTCAGCGCGATGAGCTGGCCGATTTGGCCCGTACGTTCAATGCGCTGCTAAGCCGTCTGGAAGAAGCCTTTGTGTCGCAGAAGAGTTTTGTTTCGCACGCTTCGCACGAACTCCGAACTCCGCTGACGGTGATGATGGGTCAGATTGAAGTAACGCGTTTCCAGGCCCGCTCGACAGACGAGTATGAAGTTGCCTTCGATGGTCTGCTCGATGAAGTTAAAAACATGATCAGGCTCGTCAATGGATTGCTGGACCTGGCTCGGGCTAGTTCTGATGCTGCTGCCCTCAAGTATCAGCCCGTCCGGATCGATGAACTACTCTGGCAGGCTCAGAGCCAAATAACTCACAAACGACCCGATTACCAAATCGATATTGACTTCGATAACCTGCCCGATCAGGAAGAAGACCTCGTTCTGGTTGGAGAAGAATCGTTGTTGCAAACAGCCTTTCAGAACCTGATGGAAAATGGCTGTAAATACTCGCCCGATGGTCGCGTTACGGTTCGCATTTCGTTTGAACCTGGGCAAGTACAGCTCACCATCAGCGATAAGGGCTACGGCATTTCGGCCACCGATCTGTCACACATTTTCGAGCCATTTTACCGCTCCGAAAACACCATGACCATCAAAGGACATGGCATTGGACTGGCGCTTACCAAACGTATTATCGAACTACACAGGGGTAAGATTTCAGTCGAATCGAAGGTTGGCGTTGGTACAACTTTCCGCATAACGTTGCCCATCCAGAATAATCTCAAAAGCAGGGCATCATCTTTACGCATCGAACCCGACTATACACCAGCCAGGCCCGCTCTTCAGGCGGGCGGTCACCGATAA
- a CDS encoding DUF1338 domain-containing protein encodes MISSSNKQADTLPLDGVMSGLMRRYSERVPDVQNVIDAMINEGIIGRADDIENDHIAFRTMGVPNLGLASFEKIFLHYGYEKRDEYNFIEKKLTANWFSPPSPQYPRIFVSELRVHELSAEAQQIIHRYTDMVTSDPVDALDLDDAPTVDQFLHQPLWNTPTLADYQTLLKESEYAAWVIYNRYYLNHFTISVHNLKEGYNTIDEFVAFLERRGFKLNSAGGTIKISPDGNLRQASTVAQMIDAEFAGGDVFRIAGSYVEFAERRVLPEFQNIPANQIGRQHRREGFETGNADKIFESTFTTQTGR; translated from the coding sequence ATGATCTCATCATCAAACAAACAGGCAGATACCCTTCCTCTGGATGGGGTTATGAGTGGCCTCATGCGTCGGTATAGCGAACGGGTTCCCGATGTTCAGAACGTAATCGACGCTATGATTAACGAAGGCATCATCGGCCGAGCCGATGACATTGAAAACGACCACATTGCCTTCCGAACGATGGGCGTTCCCAACCTCGGTCTGGCTTCTTTCGAGAAAATTTTTCTGCACTACGGCTACGAAAAACGCGACGAGTATAATTTTATAGAAAAAAAACTGACCGCAAACTGGTTTTCGCCACCTTCTCCTCAGTACCCGCGCATTTTTGTCAGCGAGTTGCGGGTTCATGAATTATCAGCAGAAGCTCAGCAAATTATCCATCGCTATACCGACATGGTAACGAGCGATCCGGTCGATGCTCTGGACCTGGACGATGCACCTACTGTCGATCAGTTTTTACACCAGCCGCTCTGGAACACTCCTACCCTGGCCGATTACCAGACACTGTTAAAAGAAAGCGAATATGCGGCCTGGGTCATTTATAACCGCTATTACCTGAACCATTTTACCATTAGCGTTCATAACCTGAAAGAAGGCTATAATACAATTGATGAATTCGTGGCTTTTCTGGAGCGTCGTGGTTTCAAACTCAACTCGGCAGGTGGTACTATTAAAATCAGTCCTGATGGTAATTTACGGCAGGCATCGACAGTAGCCCAGATGATCGATGCTGAATTTGCCGGTGGCGATGTGTTCCGAATAGCTGGCTCGTATGTTGAATTTGCCGAACGGCGCGTTCTTCCTGAATTTCAAAACATACCGGCCAACCAAATTGGCCGACAGCACCGGCGCGAAGGTTTCGAAACGGGCAACGCCGATAAAATTTTTGAAAGCACGTTTACAACCCAGACTGGTAGATGA
- a CDS encoding DUF3891 family protein, with product MIVNQTDWGWEIINQQAHGLLAVQMALHWQPDSRPVNWAETLVALTEHDDGQDPWEGRRHLTKVGAPLPFQIPQYSVDQCRRMIEIGLQKSYWNALLLSMHTSFLYESKRGSDKALDKFLDEQVANQTKWRKHYKVIKAEAQYAYDFVQWFDALSLILCLNQVPVQERRLEISTGPDGTVYFILQRRDGSLCIDPWPFDVQELAVHVETFQLSQVVFSNDNELRYALQKAPVVRKEWVFKKYSEV from the coding sequence ATGATTGTTAATCAAACAGATTGGGGTTGGGAGATCATTAACCAACAGGCACATGGATTGCTGGCGGTTCAAATGGCTTTGCACTGGCAACCCGACAGCCGCCCTGTCAACTGGGCCGAAACATTAGTTGCCCTTACTGAACACGACGATGGCCAGGACCCCTGGGAAGGGCGTCGGCATCTTACAAAAGTAGGTGCTCCTTTACCCTTTCAAATTCCGCAGTACTCAGTAGATCAGTGCCGACGGATGATTGAAATTGGTTTGCAGAAAAGCTACTGGAATGCGCTGCTGCTCTCCATGCACACCTCGTTTCTGTATGAATCCAAACGAGGAAGTGATAAAGCCCTCGATAAATTTCTGGATGAGCAGGTTGCAAACCAGACAAAGTGGCGAAAGCACTACAAGGTAATTAAGGCCGAAGCACAGTATGCCTATGACTTTGTGCAATGGTTCGATGCGCTCTCGCTGATTTTGTGTCTGAATCAGGTACCTGTGCAGGAGCGTCGGCTGGAAATCAGCACGGGCCCCGATGGTACTGTCTATTTTATTCTGCAGCGTCGCGATGGTTCTTTATGTATTGACCCCTGGCCGTTCGATGTGCAGGAGTTAGCCGTACACGTCGAAACATTTCAGCTTAGTCAGGTTGTCTTTTCCAACGACAACGAGTTGCGCTATGCCCTTCAGAAAGCTCCCGTTGTTCGAAAAGAGTGGGTATTTAAGAAATATAGTGAAGTATAA
- a CDS encoding pyridoxamine 5'-phosphate oxidase family protein, which translates to METKPQVNKQLEKVRELVEDIRIAMMTTVADDGRLVSRPMAALQMDEDGTIWFFSKRTAPKVSQIDHNAHRVNLAFADVGDADYVSISGTADELVDRAKIDELWNPQAKAWFPDGKDDPELILLKVHTEMAEYWNASDSTMVRLFQQATAAITGNPPKMGENQKVYN; encoded by the coding sequence ATGGAAACTAAACCACAGGTAAACAAACAGCTCGAAAAAGTGAGAGAACTGGTTGAAGACATTCGAATTGCCATGATGACTACCGTTGCTGATGATGGCCGTTTGGTGAGTCGGCCAATGGCTGCTCTGCAAATGGACGAAGATGGTACGATCTGGTTCTTTTCGAAACGTACGGCTCCCAAGGTTTCTCAGATTGATCACAACGCGCATCGGGTTAATCTGGCTTTTGCTGATGTAGGCGATGCCGATTATGTGTCGATATCGGGTACGGCCGATGAACTGGTCGATCGGGCCAAGATCGATGAACTCTGGAATCCGCAGGCTAAAGCCTGGTTTCCTGATGGAAAAGACGATCCTGAATTAATATTGCTGAAAGTTCATACTGAAATGGCCGAATATTGGAACGCCAGCGACAGTACGATGGTTAGGTTATTTCAGCAGGCTACCGCAGCAATAACCGGTAATCCGCCAAAAATGGGTGAAAACCAGAAGGTGTATAATTAA